A section of the Anabaena cylindrica PCC 7122 genome encodes:
- a CDS encoding PIN domain-containing protein, with amino-acid sequence MKVLLDTNIIIDIALERQPYVTHSETVLAFVEQRQIQG; translated from the coding sequence GTGAAAGTCTTACTTGATACCAATATAATTATAGATATTGCCCTAGAGCGACAGCCTTACGTCACTCATAGCGAGACAGTTTTAGCATTTGTTGAACAAAGGCAAATACAAGGCTAG
- a CDS encoding Uma2 family endonuclease, translating to MITTLIEREAEPILISDLTWREFKAVKQLIECPGLRLSFLDGVLEIRKNPGKKYQIIKESIASLLEIYLEFLELDFTPTGSVTLESEFEKVKKEGDKSYELGENRKRPDLVIEVVVSSGGIDKLEAYKRLQIPEVWFWINDELLFYSLGKEGYESVTKSQLLPNLDVALLMGCINIENHAQALREFRAGIKIT from the coding sequence ATGATAACTACACTCATTGAACGAGAAGCAGAACCTATTTTAATTAGCGACCTCACCTGGAGAGAATTTAAAGCCGTTAAACAGCTAATTGAGTGTCCAGGGTTAAGGTTGTCTTTTTTAGATGGAGTTTTAGAGATTCGGAAAAACCCAGGTAAGAAATATCAAATTATCAAAGAAAGTATTGCTTCTTTACTAGAAATTTATTTAGAATTTTTGGAATTAGATTTTACTCCCACTGGTTCTGTCACCCTAGAGAGTGAATTTGAAAAAGTCAAAAAAGAAGGTGATAAATCTTATGAATTGGGAGAAAACAGAAAACGCCCTGATTTAGTGATTGAGGTAGTTGTTAGTAGTGGAGGAATTGATAAACTGGAAGCATATAAACGCTTGCAAATTCCTGAAGTTTGGTTTTGGATTAATGATGAACTATTGTTTTATAGTTTAGGAAAAGAGGGATATGAATCTGTTACTAAATCACAACTTTTACCTAATTTAGATGTGGCTTTATTAATGGGTTGTATTAATATAGAAAATCATGCTCAAGCACTGCGGGAATTTCGAGCAGGGATAAAAATTACATAA
- a CDS encoding Rpn family recombination-promoting nuclease/putative transposase translates to MKTDSIFYRLFQEIPSIFFELIANSPQLAELYQFSSVEVKQTALRIDGVFLPNQNTDNPIYFLEVQFQSDKDLYHRLFSEIFLYIRQNNPKNHWSAVVIYPNRSIDTQDIKHYQEFFTSQRVRVIYLDELGETTSLPIGIATIKLIIANPDNSITQARELITRTKQEIDSQFQQQQVLQIIETILIYKFPRMNREEIEAMFGLSELKQTRFYQEAKEEGERKAKLDAVPGLITLGLTREQIAQVLNLSLEEISEIVQQQNINTKEK, encoded by the coding sequence ATGAAAACAGACAGCATATTTTACCGATTATTTCAAGAAATACCTAGCATATTTTTTGAACTGATTGCTAACTCTCCCCAACTAGCAGAACTTTATCAATTTTCATCAGTTGAAGTCAAACAAACAGCCTTGAGAATAGATGGAGTTTTCTTACCTAACCAAAATACAGATAACCCCATCTACTTTTTAGAAGTACAATTTCAATCAGATAAGGATCTCTACCATAGACTTTTTAGCGAAATATTTCTTTACATCCGCCAAAACAACCCCAAAAATCACTGGAGTGCGGTAGTTATCTATCCAAACCGCAGCATAGATACACAAGATATTAAGCATTATCAAGAATTCTTCACCAGCCAACGAGTCAGAGTTATTTATCTCGATGAATTAGGAGAAACAACATCTTTACCCATTGGTATTGCTACAATAAAACTAATCATCGCTAACCCAGATAATTCCATTACCCAAGCCAGAGAATTAATCACCAGAACTAAACAAGAGATAGATTCTCAATTTCAACAGCAACAAGTCTTACAAATCATCGAGACGATTTTAATTTACAAGTTTCCAAGAATGAATAGGGAGGAAATAGAAGCCATGTTTGGATTAAGTGAGTTAAAACAAACCCGATTTTATCAAGAAGCAAAAGAAGAGGGTGAACGCAAAGCTAAATTAGACGCAGTTCCTGGTTTGATAACATTAGGTTTAACTAGAGAACAAATCGCACAAGTTTTAAATTTAAGTTTGGAAGAAATTAGCGAGATTGTCCAACAACAGAATATCAACACAAAGGAAAAATAA
- a CDS encoding type II toxin-antitoxin system VapC family toxin: protein MKVLLDTNIIIDIALERQPYVTNSETVLAFVEQGQIEGYISASTISDLYYIIRKQKGRDLTIEFLQEILTFCQIATVNQAVISMAFTTNFKDFEDAIQYSTAVVNQLDAIITRNPQDFPVISPRILTPDQLIEELTNSL from the coding sequence GTGAAAGTCTTGCTTGATACCAACATAATTATAGATATTGCCCTGGAACGACAGCCTTACGTCACTAATAGTGAGACAGTTTTAGCATTTGTTGAACAGGGACAAATAGAAGGCTACATTTCAGCATCAACCATTAGCGACCTTTATTATATTATCCGTAAACAAAAAGGTCGAGATTTAACTATTGAGTTTTTGCAAGAAATACTTACCTTCTGTCAAATTGCTACGGTAAATCAGGCTGTAATTAGTATGGCTTTCACAACCAATTTTAAGGATTTTGAAGATGCCATTCAATACTCTACTGCGGTAGTCAATCAATTAGATGCGATTATTACCCGTAATCCTCAAGATTTCCCCGTAATTTCACCGCGAATTCTCACTCCTGACCAATTAATTGAGGAATTAACAAACTCTTTATAA
- a CDS encoding WD40 repeat domain-containing protein, translating to MTFDIVGAAVDFVTDTTNRVISAFINQTLVKENKINLPVRIQKLRQDHRVIQAEVDYYNRREARKKEFLQIQQSPLSTDIEITFTADEREKKLIQLKREEMQDRGKLSALYLNLSRETTSKAIELKQKEIQGIFDQQKWPGVLSRDEAQRIFVDEQKKPRLLILIPPPDISEDFPISFRDSLKKEIRNQLKLFLEKYYPIHSDFCPVEFYGKYFERSIFDAEVKQLETILSAVPTAIIYTDITDHEVYFNVKFWGLHEPVSLSFEPWNWEEVKGQLEDSGSDETKSLRAIRHTIVILHKLLAAFLADWYYLNINPNYEPQLFKLSADFPSVWTSEMLQKLRLILQKYREVYNYELKQLAFVQIEKPTLWNCVNTIHGHSNHVFSIAVNPDGKTFASGSGDKTIKIWDVQTSELLNSLNGHSNYISSVAFSPNGEIIASGSYDKTFKLWYSFKSKTFIEHSGCVTSVAFSSDGKTFVSASLDKTIKIWDLNTEKLIYTLTNHDNYVNSVVFTPDGKKLISCDCDKTIKIWNVKTGVEMISMTDHTDAINTIAISPDGKFFATGSHDKTIKLWHLATGELIHTFLGHTDSITSLAFSPDGKNLASGSFDKTIKIWYVETKELINTLEEHSSTIHCLAFSVEGNTIFSGSADNTIKMWQRN from the coding sequence ATGACATTTGATATTGTTGGTGCTGCTGTAGATTTTGTCACTGATACTACTAACCGAGTTATTTCTGCATTTATTAACCAAACACTAGTTAAAGAAAATAAAATTAACTTACCCGTAAGAATTCAAAAACTTAGACAAGATCACCGAGTAATACAAGCGGAAGTAGACTATTACAATCGTCGAGAAGCCAGAAAAAAAGAATTTTTGCAAATTCAACAATCACCTCTTTCTACAGATATAGAAATTACATTTACAGCAGATGAAAGAGAAAAAAAATTAATCCAATTAAAACGGGAAGAAATGCAAGATAGAGGTAAATTAAGTGCATTATATCTCAATTTAAGTCGAGAAACGACATCTAAAGCGATTGAACTTAAACAGAAAGAAATTCAGGGAATCTTCGACCAACAAAAGTGGCCTGGTGTCTTAAGTCGTGATGAAGCACAGCGGATTTTTGTAGATGAACAAAAGAAACCACGCTTACTAATCTTAATTCCCCCACCAGATATCAGTGAAGATTTTCCCATATCTTTCCGTGATAGCCTCAAAAAAGAAATTCGCAATCAATTAAAACTATTTTTAGAAAAATATTACCCTATTCATAGTGATTTCTGTCCGGTAGAATTTTATGGTAAATATTTTGAGCGTTCAATTTTTGATGCAGAAGTAAAACAGTTAGAAACCATTTTGTCTGCTGTACCAACAGCAATTATTTACACTGATATCACAGATCATGAAGTTTATTTCAATGTCAAATTTTGGGGACTGCATGAACCAGTATCTTTGTCTTTTGAACCTTGGAATTGGGAAGAAGTCAAAGGACAACTTGAAGACTCTGGCAGTGATGAAACTAAAAGTTTGCGTGCAATCAGACATACCATTGTTATTTTACACAAGCTACTAGCAGCATTTTTAGCAGATTGGTATTACTTGAATATTAACCCAAATTATGAACCGCAACTATTTAAATTAAGTGCAGACTTTCCTTCAGTTTGGACAAGCGAAATGTTGCAAAAACTAAGGTTAATCCTGCAAAAATATAGAGAAGTATATAATTATGAATTAAAACAATTAGCATTTGTGCAAATTGAAAAACCCACACTATGGAATTGTGTAAATACTATCCATGGACATTCAAATCATGTTTTTTCAATTGCTGTCAACCCTGATGGAAAAACATTTGCAAGTGGTAGCGGTGATAAAACAATTAAAATCTGGGATGTCCAAACTAGTGAACTGCTTAACAGTTTAAACGGTCATTCAAACTATATTTCCTCAGTCGCTTTTTCTCCTAATGGAGAAATAATAGCTAGTGGTAGCTATGACAAAACATTTAAACTATGGTATTCTTTTAAAAGTAAAACTTTCATTGAGCATTCAGGTTGTGTAACTTCAGTTGCTTTTAGTTCTGATGGTAAAACCTTTGTATCTGCAAGTTTAGATAAAACTATTAAAATCTGGGATTTAAACACTGAAAAGTTAATTTATACTCTCACCAATCATGACAATTATGTTAACTCTGTTGTCTTTACCCCAGATGGAAAAAAATTAATTAGCTGTGATTGTGACAAAACTATCAAAATATGGAATGTTAAAACGGGAGTAGAAATGATTAGCATGACTGATCATACCGATGCAATTAATACTATAGCCATTAGTCCTGATGGTAAATTTTTTGCTACTGGTAGTCATGATAAAACAATTAAACTTTGGCATTTGGCAACAGGAGAACTCATTCACACATTTTTAGGGCATACAGATTCTATAACTAGCCTTGCTTTTAGTCCTGATGGTAAAAACTTAGCAAGTGGTAGTTTTGATAAAACAATTAAGATTTGGTATGTGGAGACAAAAGAATTAATAAATACTCTTGAAGAACATTCCTCAACCATTCATTGTTTAGCTTTCAGCGTTGAAGGAAATACTATATTTAGTGGAAGTGCTGACAACACAATCAAGATGTGGCAACGCAATTAA
- the yidD gene encoding membrane protein insertion efficiency factor YidD: MQVSLWDSFARKVGVSAITGYQQHISPYKGFVCAHRVLYGGESCSGYIKRVIAQEGLKAGFVKSRVRFQSCQQANIMLKSQAEELEPPTTDEDQQKKKPQPIAPKSSCQNNFDVMDLGINCAEISCDCPEMLNMAPDCSSLECGATDCSSLDCSGADCSFLDCGGCGW, encoded by the coding sequence ATGCAAGTTTCTTTGTGGGACTCTTTTGCTAGAAAAGTTGGTGTTTCTGCAATTACTGGGTATCAACAACATATTTCCCCTTATAAAGGCTTTGTTTGCGCTCACCGAGTCTTGTATGGTGGTGAGTCTTGCTCTGGGTACATCAAGCGGGTAATTGCTCAAGAAGGGTTAAAAGCTGGATTTGTCAAGTCCCGTGTCAGATTTCAAAGTTGTCAGCAAGCCAATATAATGCTCAAATCCCAAGCTGAGGAACTAGAACCACCAACAACAGATGAAGATCAGCAAAAAAAGAAACCTCAACCAATTGCGCCTAAATCATCTTGTCAAAATAATTTTGATGTTATGGATTTAGGAATTAATTGCGCTGAAATAAGTTGTGACTGTCCAGAAATGCTGAATATGGCTCCTGATTGTAGTTCTCTAGAATGTGGTGCTACTGATTGCAGTTCCCTAGATTGTAGCGGTGCTGATTGTAGTTTTCTCGATTGTGGTGGTTGTGGATGGTGA
- a CDS encoding addiction module protein — MLSVEELIQEALSLPSSSRVFLVEKLIKSLESDIDENIQNSWNTEAKKRRDEIRNHIVEPISGERALAQIRQIL; from the coding sequence ATGCTATCAGTTGAAGAATTAATTCAGGAAGCCTTGTCTTTACCCAGCTCTAGCAGAGTATTTTTAGTAGAAAAACTAATTAAAAGTCTAGAATCTGATATTGATGAAAATATCCAAAACAGTTGGAACACAGAAGCTAAAAAACGCCGGGATGAAATACGTAATCATATCGTTGAGCCAATTTCTGGAGAAAGAGCTTTAGCTCAAATCAGACAAATTTTATAA
- a CDS encoding sulfate/molybdate ABC transporter ATP-binding protein — MGIVVENVSKQFGSFQAVDQVSLEIESGSLVALLGPSGSGKSTLLRLISGLEMPDSGKILLTGKDATYQSVQERNIGFVFQHYALFKHLTVRQNIAFGLEIRKIPQKKIKGRVDQLLELVQLSGLGDRYPSQLSGGQRQRVALARALAVEPNVLLLDEPFGALDAKVRKDLRAWLRRLHDEVHVTTVFVTHDQEEAMEVSDEIVVMNKGRVEQVGTPAEIYDHPASAFVMSFIGPVNVLSSSSKIFQASGFNSAHPETFLRPQDVIVERVANGTTAPATVSRVIHLGWEIQVELKLDDGQIMTAHLTRDRFDELKLEPQERVYVKSKDAKSFPLYYSI, encoded by the coding sequence GTGGGCATAGTAGTTGAGAATGTCTCTAAACAATTTGGTAGTTTCCAAGCTGTTGATCAAGTGAGTTTAGAAATTGAAAGTGGTTCGCTGGTTGCTTTACTCGGTCCATCTGGATCTGGTAAATCTACCCTGCTACGGTTAATTTCTGGTTTAGAAATGCCAGATAGCGGCAAAATTTTGCTTACAGGTAAAGATGCCACATATCAAAGCGTACAAGAAAGAAATATAGGCTTTGTATTTCAGCACTATGCTTTATTTAAACATTTGACCGTGCGACAAAATATCGCCTTTGGTTTAGAAATTCGCAAAATACCTCAAAAGAAAATTAAGGGCAGGGTAGACCAGTTGTTAGAATTAGTGCAATTGTCTGGTTTAGGCGATCGCTATCCTTCTCAACTTTCTGGTGGACAAAGGCAACGTGTAGCCTTAGCTAGAGCCTTAGCTGTAGAACCTAACGTATTATTACTAGATGAACCATTCGGAGCTTTAGACGCTAAAGTCCGCAAAGACCTACGGGCTTGGTTGCGTCGTCTCCATGACGAAGTCCACGTTACCACCGTTTTCGTCACCCACGACCAAGAAGAAGCAATGGAAGTATCAGATGAAATCGTGGTGATGAATAAAGGCAGGGTAGAACAGGTAGGAACACCAGCAGAAATTTATGACCATCCCGCTTCAGCATTTGTCATGAGTTTTATTGGCCCAGTTAATGTTTTATCCAGCAGCTCGAAAATTTTTCAGGCCAGTGGCTTTAATTCAGCACACCCAGAAACGTTTTTACGTCCCCAAGATGTGATTGTAGAAAGAGTGGCTAACGGTACAACAGCACCTGCCACAGTTAGCCGTGTAATTCATTTGGGTTGGGAAATTCAAGTAGAGCTAAAATTAGATGACGGGCAAATTATGACAGCACATTTAACACGCGATCGATTTGATGAGTTAAAATTAGAACCACAAGAGCGTGTTTATGTCAAGTCAAAAGACGCTAAATCTTTTCCGTTATATTACTCGATTTAA
- a CDS encoding class I SAM-dependent methyltransferase: MATILRDWSYRYQWLYDGISRLAALSVGGEGRFRQLALQGLTLNSDTQVLDLCCGSGQTTEFLVKLSQNVTGLDASPLSLQRARRNVPNATYIEAFAENMPFADHLFDVIHTSAALHEMQPEQLRKIIQEVYRVLKPGGVFTLVDFHSPTNPIFWPGLSVFFWLFETETAWELLKTDLPALLTENGFEVGEPSLYAGGSLQVIQAQKLS; this comes from the coding sequence ATGGCAACTATTTTAAGAGACTGGAGTTATCGCTATCAATGGCTATATGATGGCATATCGCGTTTAGCCGCCTTAAGTGTGGGTGGTGAAGGTCGTTTCCGCCAACTTGCTTTACAAGGTTTAACACTAAATTCAGATACTCAAGTTCTAGATTTATGTTGTGGTAGTGGTCAAACAACAGAATTTTTGGTGAAATTATCACAAAATGTTACAGGGCTGGATGCTTCCCCATTGTCTCTGCAACGGGCGCGGCGAAATGTGCCGAATGCTACTTATATAGAAGCTTTTGCAGAAAATATGCCTTTTGCAGATCATTTATTTGATGTCATTCATACCAGTGCCGCTTTACACGAGATGCAGCCTGAACAACTGCGAAAAATCATTCAAGAGGTTTATCGGGTTTTAAAGCCAGGGGGTGTATTTACGTTGGTAGATTTTCACTCACCAACAAATCCCATCTTTTGGCCAGGTTTATCGGTGTTTTTCTGGTTATTTGAAACGGAGACTGCTTGGGAGTTGTTAAAAACTGATTTACCTGCTTTGTTAACAGAAAATGGTTTTGAGGTAGGTGAACCTAGTTTATATGCTGGTGGTAGTTTGCAGGTTATACAAGCACAGAAACTGAGTTAG
- a CDS encoding AbiJ-NTD4 domain-containing protein — MSNLYFGEREFGLKPRIEHEINDNVWGGLIALINNLIDEEYFAQAFPERCPDYPNSYDQIYTTNISRMNSAIWGHFANFKFPLTELDTPLTLTILEFIEFCHEHISKPVKFENHPHYEHHDLSFDKQEGQKEFRDQVNRLFERNRIAFELQEDGQINRLSPPFLRDKLNNSIFQTNDEILDSFLKTARIKYLDPDLNIRKESLKELWDAWERIRTLDDPSNKKNL; from the coding sequence ATGAGCAATCTTTATTTTGGAGAACGAGAATTTGGATTAAAACCAAGAATTGAACATGAAATTAATGATAATGTTTGGGGAGGATTAATAGCTTTAATTAATAACTTGATTGATGAAGAATATTTTGCTCAAGCCTTTCCTGAAAGATGTCCTGATTATCCTAATTCTTATGATCAAATATATACAACTAACATTTCAAGGATGAATTCAGCCATTTGGGGTCATTTTGCAAATTTTAAATTTCCGCTAACTGAATTAGATACACCTCTAACTTTAACTATTCTTGAGTTCATAGAATTTTGCCATGAACATATATCGAAACCAGTAAAATTTGAGAATCATCCTCACTACGAACACCATGATTTAAGTTTTGATAAACAAGAAGGACAAAAGGAGTTTCGTGATCAAGTAAATAGGTTATTTGAACGAAATCGTATAGCTTTTGAATTACAAGAAGATGGACAAATTAATCGTTTATCTCCTCCTTTTTTAAGAGATAAATTAAATAATTCTATTTTTCAAACAAATGATGAAATATTGGATTCATTCCTTAAAACGGCTAGAATAAAATATCTTGATCCAGATTTGAATATACGTAAAGAATCATTGAAAGAGCTATGGGATGCTTGGGAAAGAATAAGAACGCTAGATGATCCGTCAAATAAAAAAAATCTGTAG
- a CDS encoding dynamin family protein: MNIDLLGYRQKAGMQQVDIANALGIYTEEVDAYEKAPATVSQELLVQWLQILMSPLIQPLKGIDPGSPYTELYRRLNLLDQYIDSTPPIDKLDIPTPLNTPNDLKKQLKRYRKKPNLVLTGGFDAGKSHLANTMLGTKNLPVGYQPATRVITFVRHVEDRPQWCEDDVLIVNDDFWLKDEKGKLILDFLLLDDEERFEKYCIQSGSFEVLQKYGVHGENEDIAAHAAVVYINSPLLKACNLIDLPGFSDQPDEVSKDVEKANSAAQIADIVIYASPAKGHINGQDMLRLSNLLSLLPAPENECKNFPTLGNLFIVATHADPSISNEQLQKIPIGAARRLYKQLNEGVLKNRRKLINRDISQQDLQTRFFTFWAERPDRCQGLFHDFTKLVGEFLPQTVMSRLEREINAIKEANIDKCTKGIEAYQKTLDDIDSRRKQLEALKENEETRKKETQEKRDNVLKLITNLKKDTHTSFKEYTNKILTIDAVEGIIRNQYDDKKEAKEGISGYLIGKIQHELEKTIKLNSDKLTPAIEDFLGSYQEALLKLPNFDTSMEIPFDTKGAFLGGLAGLGSYGALAVWAASLGNLGGYILVAKLVSLLSALGISIGGGTAAVIAFIATIGGPIVLGIGIAATLASLAWSLFGESWQKRLAKQTVKYFQEQNINDKFANGIDEFWQDTTKSFNQGADAVEKDWQRYLDHLREITSPEMDSKERIEEIIKILEELQNFFKQIPWISFNLKDCM, encoded by the coding sequence ATGAATATTGACTTACTAGGATATCGTCAAAAAGCTGGAATGCAGCAAGTAGATATTGCTAATGCCTTGGGTATTTATACGGAAGAAGTTGATGCTTATGAAAAAGCACCTGCTACTGTTTCACAAGAGCTTTTAGTACAATGGCTGCAAATATTGATGTCACCACTTATACAACCTCTAAAAGGTATTGATCCCGGTTCTCCATATACAGAGCTTTATCGTAGACTAAATTTACTTGATCAGTATATTGATTCTACTCCTCCTATAGATAAGCTGGATATACCAACACCTCTAAATACTCCTAACGACCTAAAAAAACAACTGAAACGCTACCGAAAAAAACCGAATTTAGTATTAACAGGAGGTTTCGACGCAGGTAAATCGCATCTAGCAAACACTATGTTAGGTACTAAAAATTTGCCTGTTGGTTATCAACCAGCAACAAGAGTTATTACATTTGTGCGTCATGTTGAAGATCGTCCTCAATGGTGTGAAGATGATGTATTAATTGTCAATGATGATTTTTGGCTCAAAGATGAAAAAGGTAAACTAATTCTGGATTTTTTGCTTTTAGATGACGAAGAACGTTTTGAAAAATATTGTATTCAATCAGGAAGTTTTGAAGTTTTACAAAAGTATGGTGTACATGGAGAAAATGAAGATATAGCTGCTCATGCTGCGGTAGTTTACATCAATTCACCTCTTTTGAAAGCTTGTAATTTAATAGATTTACCTGGTTTTTCAGATCAACCTGATGAAGTTTCCAAAGATGTAGAAAAGGCTAATAGTGCGGCACAAATAGCAGATATAGTGATATATGCTTCACCAGCAAAAGGACATATTAATGGTCAGGATATGTTACGGCTTAGTAATTTATTAAGTTTACTTCCTGCTCCAGAAAATGAATGTAAGAATTTTCCTACATTGGGAAATTTATTTATTGTTGCTACTCATGCTGATCCTAGTATTTCTAATGAGCAACTTCAAAAAATTCCAATTGGTGCTGCTAGAAGACTCTATAAACAACTTAACGAAGGAGTTTTAAAGAATCGTAGAAAATTAATAAATCGTGATATTTCTCAGCAAGATTTACAAACAAGATTCTTTACATTTTGGGCAGAAAGACCTGATAGATGTCAAGGTTTATTTCATGACTTTACTAAATTAGTAGGGGAATTTTTACCTCAAACAGTAATGTCTCGTCTCGAAAGAGAAATCAATGCAATCAAAGAAGCTAATATAGATAAATGTACTAAAGGAATAGAGGCTTATCAAAAGACTCTTGATGATATAGATTCACGACGTAAACAGCTAGAAGCATTGAAAGAGAATGAAGAAACTCGTAAAAAGGAAACTCAAGAAAAACGTGATAATGTACTCAAACTTATCACTAACTTAAAAAAAGATACTCACACTTCTTTCAAAGAGTACACTAATAAGATACTCACTATTGATGCTGTTGAAGGAATTATTCGTAATCAGTATGATGATAAAAAAGAGGCTAAAGAGGGTATTTCTGGTTATTTAATTGGAAAGATTCAACATGAATTAGAAAAAACCATTAAATTAAACTCTGATAAGTTAACACCTGCAATTGAAGATTTTCTGGGTTCATATCAAGAGGCGTTATTAAAACTCCCAAATTTTGATACATCTATGGAAATACCATTTGATACTAAAGGTGCTTTTTTGGGTGGTTTAGCAGGTTTAGGTAGTTATGGAGCTTTAGCAGTTTGGGCTGCTAGTTTAGGCAATCTTGGAGGTTATATTTTAGTAGCTAAATTAGTGAGTTTACTATCAGCATTGGGTATTAGTATTGGTGGAGGTACTGCTGCTGTCATAGCTTTCATAGCAACTATTGGTGGTCCCATAGTTCTGGGTATTGGTATAGCTGCTACATTAGCTTCACTTGCATGGAGTTTATTTGGAGAATCTTGGCAAAAACGTTTAGCAAAGCAGACAGTTAAATATTTCCAAGAACAAAATATAAATGATAAATTTGCAAATGGAATTGATGAATTTTGGCAGGATACCACTAAAAGCTTTAATCAAGGTGCTGATGCTGTTGAAAAAGACTGGCAAAGATATCTTGATCATTTGCGGGAAATAACTTCTCCTGAAATGGATTCAAAAGAACGTATTGAGGAAATTATTAAGATATTGGAGGAACTTCAGAATTTTTTTAAACAAATTCCTTGGATAAGTTTTAATCTCAAGGATTGTATGTAA
- the chlP gene encoding geranylgeranyl reductase — translation MTLRVAVVGSGPAGSSAAETLAKAGIETYLIERKLDNAKPCGGAIPLCMVSEFDLPPEIIDRRVRKMKMISPSNREVDINLINEDEYIGMCRREVLDGFLRDRAAKLGAILINATVHKLDIPTNNTDPYTIHYVDHTETGTQGIAKTLKVDLVIGADGANSRIAKEMDAGDYNYAIAFQERIRLPQDKMAYYNDLAEMYVGDDVSTDFYAWVFPKYDHVAVGTGTMHVNKAKIKQFQAGIRARASEKLAGGEIIKIEAHPIPEHPRPRRVVGRIALVGDAAGYVTKSSGEGIYFAAKSGRMCAEAIVEAANGGARIPTEGDLKVYLKRWDKKYGLTYKVLDILQSVFYRSDATREAFVEMCGDMDVQKLTFDSYLYKTVVPANPITQLKITAKTIGSLIRGNALAP, via the coding sequence TTGACACTACGGGTTGCGGTTGTTGGTTCAGGCCCAGCTGGTTCATCTGCCGCTGAGACACTGGCAAAAGCTGGAATTGAAACTTACTTAATTGAGCGCAAGCTTGATAACGCCAAGCCATGTGGGGGAGCCATTCCTCTGTGTATGGTGAGCGAATTTGACCTACCACCAGAGATTATCGACCGTCGAGTGCGGAAGATGAAAATGATTTCGCCCTCAAATCGTGAGGTTGATATCAATCTGATAAATGAAGATGAATATATAGGAATGTGCCGTCGGGAAGTTTTGGATGGCTTCTTACGCGATCGCGCGGCCAAATTAGGCGCAATTTTAATTAATGCCACAGTTCATAAACTTGATATTCCCACAAATAACACCGACCCCTATACCATTCATTATGTAGACCATACTGAGACTGGAACTCAGGGAATTGCCAAAACCCTCAAGGTGGATTTAGTGATTGGGGCTGATGGGGCTAACTCCCGGATTGCTAAGGAAATGGATGCTGGGGATTACAATTATGCGATCGCATTCCAAGAACGCATTCGTCTCCCCCAAGACAAAATGGCCTACTACAACGACCTCGCCGAAATGTATGTTGGCGATGACGTTTCCACCGACTTCTACGCTTGGGTATTCCCCAAATATGACCACGTAGCCGTCGGCACCGGCACAATGCACGTCAACAAAGCCAAAATCAAACAATTCCAAGCCGGTATTCGCGCCCGTGCTTCCGAAAAACTAGCCGGTGGTGAAATCATCAAAATAGAAGCCCACCCCATCCCTGAACATCCCCGCCCTCGTCGCGTTGTGGGACGCATCGCTTTGGTAGGAGATGCAGCAGGTTATGTTACCAAATCCTCTGGTGAAGGTATTTACTTCGCAGCTAAATCTGGAAGAATGTGCGCCGAAGCCATTGTCGAAGCAGCCAACGGCGGCGCGAGAATTCCCACAGAAGGCGACCTCAAAGTTTACTTGAAGCGTTGGGATAAGAAATACGGACTCACCTACAAAGTGTTAGACATTCTCCAAAGTGTATTCTATCGTTCCGACGCTACCCGTGAAGCATTTGTAGAAATGTGTGGTGATATGGATGTACAGAAACTAACATTTGACAGCTATCTGTATAAAACCGTCGTTCCTGCTAACCCCATCACCCAACTAAAAATAACTGCCAAAACCATTGGTAGCTTAATTCGCGGTAACGCCCTCGCGCCCTAA